A single window of Cytobacillus dafuensis DNA harbors:
- the gpr gene encoding GPR endopeptidase, translating to MEESLDLSKYSIRTDLAIEAREMVIDDRKKHVQEQENLSQLEGVIIKEKEEDDMKVSYVEVTKEGAKSIGKKEGKYLTIEAIGIRQQDTVMQKKVVELLSMELSQFLKNLGITDDASCLVVGLGNWNVTPDALGPQVCENLLVTRHLYQLQPESVEEGYRPVSAIAPGVMGLTGIETSDIILGIVEKIKPDFVIAIDALASRSIERVNSTIQISDTGIHPGSGVGNKRKEISKESLGIPVIAIGVPTVVDAVSITSDTIDYILKHFGKEMREGDRPSRALAPAGMSFGERRKLTEEDLPEEHHKKTFLGMIGTLPEEEKRKLIYEVLSPLGHNLMVTPKEVDVFIEDMANLLANGLNAALHHNVNQKNAGFYTR from the coding sequence ATGGAAGAATCATTGGATTTAAGTAAATACTCGATTAGAACAGATTTAGCCATTGAAGCTCGTGAAATGGTCATAGATGATCGTAAGAAACATGTCCAGGAGCAGGAAAACCTTTCACAATTAGAAGGGGTTATTATAAAGGAAAAAGAAGAGGATGATATGAAAGTATCATACGTTGAGGTGACAAAAGAGGGAGCAAAATCCATAGGAAAAAAGGAAGGGAAATATTTAACAATTGAAGCCATTGGGATTCGGCAGCAAGATACAGTGATGCAAAAAAAGGTTGTTGAATTATTATCGATGGAGCTTTCTCAGTTTTTGAAGAATCTTGGAATTACAGACGACGCCTCCTGTTTAGTTGTTGGTTTAGGTAATTGGAATGTGACACCGGATGCATTAGGGCCTCAAGTATGTGAGAACCTGCTTGTCACACGCCACCTCTATCAACTGCAGCCCGAAAGTGTAGAAGAAGGATATCGACCGGTAAGTGCCATTGCACCAGGAGTTATGGGGCTTACAGGAATAGAAACGAGCGATATTATACTTGGTATTGTTGAAAAAATAAAACCAGACTTCGTTATTGCCATTGATGCACTTGCATCTCGTTCAATCGAAAGGGTTAATTCTACTATTCAAATTTCGGATACTGGCATTCATCCTGGTTCAGGTGTAGGGAATAAACGAAAAGAAATTAGCAAGGAATCGCTTGGAATTCCTGTGATTGCGATTGGTGTGCCGACAGTGGTGGATGCTGTTTCAATTACGAGTGATACGATTGACTATATCTTAAAACATTTTGGGAAAGAAATGCGGGAGGGAGACAGGCCATCTAGAGCATTAGCTCCCGCTGGAATGAGCTTTGGTGAACGTAGAAAGCTAACAGAAGAAGATTTACCTGAGGAACATCATAAAAAGACATTTCTTGGCATGATCGGAACATTGCCTGAAGAAGAAAAAAGAAAATTAATATACGAGGTTTTATCTCCCCTTGGGCATAATCTGATGGTGACACCGAAAGAAGTTGATGTATTTATAGAAGATATGGCAAATCTCTTAGCCAATGGGTTAAACGCAGCACTTCATCATAATGTTAATCAAAAAAACGCTGGATTTTACACAAGATAA
- the rpsT gene encoding 30S ribosomal protein S20 has translation MPNIKSAIKRVKTNEAKNAQNTIAKSAMRTAVKKVDAAIVNNDATAAKETFAAAASKLDKAAAKGLIHKNAAARKKSRLMKKMNTLNA, from the coding sequence ATGCCAAACATTAAATCTGCTATTAAGCGTGTAAAAACAAACGAAGCTAAAAACGCTCAAAACACTATTGCTAAATCTGCAATGCGTACAGCTGTTAAAAAGGTTGATGCTGCTATCGTAAATAACGATGCTACTGCTGCAAAGGAAACTTTCGCTGCTGCTGCTAGTAAACTAGACAAAGCTGCTGCTAAAGGTCTTATCCACAAAAACGCTGCTGCTCGTAAAAAGTCTCGTTTAATGAAAAAAATGAACACTTTAAACGCGTAA
- the holA gene encoding DNA polymerase III subunit delta — translation MVFDLWKQIKAKKFAPIYLLYGVESFLINETRQHLINHLLNEEEMDFNLFSYDLEETPIDVALEDAETFPFMGERKLIFLQNPAFLTSEKTKEKVEHNLSKLEAYIKEPSPFTVLVFIAPYEKLDERKKITKELKRNAAILEAKKLNEVELKSWIKERAALNHVEIEEEAVELILSLAGTNLFMLTSEIDKLALYSGAGNGINVHMVENLVSRSLEQNIFTLIDKIVNRKIEEALRIYYDLLKQNEEPIKILSIITGQFRLIYQVKELARRGYGQQQIAGHLKVHPFRIKLAAGQANVFGDKELTHIMKSLAETDYQMKTGGMNKELLIEMFLFRLHHK, via the coding sequence GTGGTTTTTGATTTATGGAAACAAATAAAAGCTAAAAAGTTTGCTCCTATTTATTTATTATACGGAGTGGAATCATTTCTTATTAATGAAACAAGGCAGCATTTAATCAATCATTTGTTGAATGAGGAAGAAATGGATTTTAATCTTTTTTCCTATGATTTAGAAGAAACGCCTATTGATGTAGCTCTTGAAGATGCTGAAACTTTTCCTTTTATGGGAGAAAGAAAACTAATTTTTTTACAAAACCCTGCTTTCTTAACCTCTGAAAAGACGAAGGAAAAAGTCGAGCATAATTTGTCTAAATTGGAGGCGTATATTAAAGAACCCTCTCCTTTCACTGTCCTTGTTTTCATTGCACCTTATGAGAAATTGGATGAACGAAAAAAGATTACAAAAGAATTAAAAAGAAATGCTGCAATCCTAGAAGCAAAAAAGTTGAACGAAGTAGAGCTAAAATCTTGGATTAAAGAACGCGCAGCATTAAATCATGTGGAAATAGAAGAGGAAGCTGTCGAATTAATACTGTCTCTAGCTGGGACAAATTTATTTATGCTAACGAGTGAAATTGATAAGCTGGCATTATATTCTGGTGCAGGTAATGGAATTAATGTACATATGGTCGAAAATTTAGTTTCTCGTTCGTTAGAACAGAATATATTTACGCTAATTGATAAAATTGTTAACCGCAAAATCGAAGAGGCATTAAGGATTTATTATGATTTACTAAAACAGAATGAAGAGCCGATAAAAATCCTATCGATTATTACTGGACAATTTAGGCTTATTTATCAGGTAAAGGAGCTCGCCAGAAGAGGATACGGTCAGCAGCAAATTGCAGGACATTTAAAAGTTCATCCATTTCGAATTAAGCTAGCCGCAGGACAAGCCAATGTCTTCGGAGATAAAGAACTCACACACATTATGAAAAGCTTAGCTGAAACAGATTATCAAATGAAAACGGGTGGAATGAATAAGGAATTGCTCATTGAAATGTTTTTATTCCGTTTACATCACAAATAA
- the hemW gene encoding radical SAM family heme chaperone HemW, with translation MIKAAYIHIPFCEHICHYCDFNKFYLQGQPVDEYLDLLGKEMELTLHETPTDHLQSIFIGGGTPTALNERQLEKLCSMIKEHLPYSEESEFTFEANPGDLSEEKLKILYDAGVNRISFGVQTFNDELLKRIGRAHRAKDVFHSVESAKRTGFENISIDLIYSLPGQTLEDFKETLETSFKLNIMHYSGYSLIIEPKTVFYNLMRKGQLPTPGEDIEAEMYQLLMEEMDKHGFRQYEISNFSKPGYQSRHNLTYWNNEWYYGFGAGAHGYVNGNRISNHGPLKKYMEALSQGKMPIIEKHHVTVKEQIEEEMFLGLRKTDGVSISRFIGKFAENPLELFNKELRELIDRELIKVSDNFIQLTKKGRFLGNEVFQSFLK, from the coding sequence TTGATTAAAGCAGCATATATTCATATTCCGTTTTGCGAGCATATTTGTCATTACTGTGATTTTAATAAATTTTATCTACAAGGACAGCCAGTAGATGAATACCTTGATTTACTAGGAAAAGAGATGGAGCTAACCTTACATGAAACACCAACTGATCACTTACAATCGATTTTTATTGGTGGCGGAACTCCAACTGCATTAAATGAACGCCAGCTAGAAAAGTTATGCAGCATGATTAAGGAGCATTTGCCGTATAGCGAAGAATCAGAGTTTACTTTTGAAGCCAACCCAGGGGACTTGTCTGAAGAGAAGCTAAAGATTTTATATGATGCTGGTGTTAATAGAATTAGCTTCGGTGTGCAAACGTTTAATGATGAATTATTAAAGAGAATTGGACGAGCTCATCGTGCAAAGGATGTCTTTCACTCAGTAGAGTCGGCTAAACGTACGGGCTTTGAAAACATTAGTATTGACCTTATCTATAGTTTGCCAGGACAAACATTAGAGGATTTTAAGGAAACACTCGAAACCTCATTTAAGTTAAATATCATGCACTATTCTGGGTATTCTTTAATCATAGAGCCAAAAACTGTTTTTTATAATTTAATGAGAAAAGGTCAGCTGCCAACACCTGGAGAAGATATTGAGGCTGAGATGTACCAATTATTAATGGAAGAGATGGATAAGCACGGATTCAGGCAATATGAGATTAGCAACTTTTCCAAACCTGGCTATCAAAGCAGGCATAATTTAACCTATTGGAATAATGAATGGTATTACGGTTTTGGCGCAGGTGCTCATGGATATGTGAATGGCAATCGTATTTCTAATCATGGTCCACTAAAAAAATATATGGAAGCTCTGAGTCAAGGGAAAATGCCGATTATTGAAAAGCATCATGTGACAGTAAAAGAGCAAATAGAAGAGGAAATGTTTTTAGGACTACGAAAAACAGATGGTGTATCCATTTCTCGATTTATAGGGAAATTTGCAGAAAATCCGCTTGAATTATTTAATAAGGAATTGAGAGAGCTTATTGATCGTGAATTAATTAAGGTATCAGACAATTTTATTCAGTTAACGAAAAAAGGTCGTTTCCTAGGAAATGAAGTGTTTCAATCTTTTTTGAAGTAA
- the grpE gene encoding nucleotide exchange factor GrpE, whose amino-acid sequence MEHEELEAADAVGSEEAEISNDKPEEVSLEEQLKEALNKSAELEAKLADAENRYIRLQADFDNSRRRARLDIEASEKYRAQKLISDLLPAIDNFERALQMETDSEQVKSVLQGMEMVYRSLLEALKNEGAEQIESVGKEFDPHIHQAVMQVEVEGFESNTVVEEFQKGYILKDRVIRPAMVKVNQ is encoded by the coding sequence ATGGAACATGAAGAGTTGGAAGCGGCTGATGCTGTAGGTTCTGAGGAAGCAGAAATTTCTAATGATAAACCAGAAGAAGTTTCCCTTGAAGAGCAACTAAAGGAAGCACTAAATAAATCAGCTGAATTGGAAGCAAAGCTAGCAGATGCTGAAAATCGATATATCCGTCTTCAGGCTGATTTTGATAACTCTAGACGTAGAGCAAGATTAGATATAGAAGCGTCTGAAAAATATAGAGCACAAAAGTTAATTTCTGATTTATTACCTGCTATTGACAATTTTGAAAGAGCACTTCAAATGGAGACTGATAGTGAACAAGTCAAATCTGTCCTTCAAGGGATGGAAATGGTTTACCGCAGCCTATTAGAAGCTCTTAAAAATGAAGGTGCAGAGCAAATAGAATCAGTTGGAAAAGAATTTGACCCTCATATCCACCAGGCAGTTATGCAAGTGGAGGTTGAAGGATTTGAATCAAATACTGTAGTAGAAGAATTTCAAAAGGGCTATATTTTAAAGGACAGAGTGATTCGTCCAGCAATGGTGAAAGTTAATCAATAA
- a CDS encoding YqxA family protein, whose product MKWFMLKSFLLVSLMFMAVLFGMQQANEGIQNMKGYHDSNLKGAFAFQDGKDGQVQASILGKDISSHDLQQKKEKLEEMKAFNFFSTVGKKLSEGISNLSESTITFLTDLINGN is encoded by the coding sequence ATGAAATGGTTTATGCTTAAAAGTTTTTTACTCGTCTCTCTCATGTTCATGGCTGTTCTATTCGGGATGCAGCAGGCAAATGAAGGCATTCAAAATATGAAGGGCTATCATGATTCTAATCTTAAAGGGGCATTCGCCTTTCAAGATGGAAAGGATGGACAGGTGCAAGCATCCATTCTTGGAAAGGATATATCTAGCCATGATCTTCAGCAAAAAAAGGAAAAACTTGAAGAGATGAAAGCCTTTAATTTCTTTTCAACAGTAGGCAAAAAGCTCTCAGAAGGTATTTCAAATCTATCAGAATCCACGATTACTTTCTTAACCGATCTCATAAACGGTAATTAG
- a CDS encoding YqzM family protein, giving the protein MNEFEQNVQSKRNDAVDSGVGFFVSFGFFATLFIIATVVKVVGS; this is encoded by the coding sequence GTGAACGAATTTGAACAAAATGTCCAAAGTAAAAGAAATGATGCTGTCGACTCTGGAGTAGGCTTTTTCGTATCTTTTGGATTCTTCGCAACATTATTTATTATTGCAACAGTCGTTAAAGTTGTAGGTTCATAA
- the spoIIP gene encoding stage II sporulation protein P translates to MKPLKTNGHIVFIQGTTFIKIIGGFLLFLLMIFSISGVLTSLKPEYRLSSSSVNTAANKITGKMLYHFLGWENHHFTKGMDDSSNSPTLTNIFFKLSTNINLDDPRSLLGNELPYFSIYDKEIIVAGEGTNYTNMPFESAPPQEILMAEQEATLQNIENLDNPSGEESSGKPLNTTGDRKVVYVYFTHNRESFLPYLKGVTNPDFAHHSKVNVTKIGDKLKEELERKGIGTTVDKTDVQGNLVKKGWKYPRSYQESRSVVQAATAGDRNLSYLIDIHRDSKRKKYTTLDINGKSYAKLAFIIGTDNLNYEKNVRLANELHKRLDKKYKGLSRGILPQQGPGNNGIYNQDLSGNAILIEFGGVDNTFEELNRSAEALADVFSEFFWQAEEVNNPVNGQDEKK, encoded by the coding sequence ATGAAACCTTTAAAAACAAATGGACACATTGTTTTTATACAAGGGACAACCTTTATAAAAATAATAGGCGGCTTTCTCTTGTTTCTATTGATGATTTTTTCTATAAGTGGTGTTTTGACGTCTTTAAAACCCGAATACAGACTCAGCTCTTCTTCAGTGAATACTGCAGCAAATAAAATAACGGGAAAAATGCTCTATCATTTTCTCGGTTGGGAGAATCACCATTTTACAAAGGGAATGGATGATTCGTCTAATTCTCCAACCTTGACGAATATTTTTTTTAAGCTTTCAACCAATATTAATTTAGATGATCCAAGGAGCTTACTAGGAAATGAATTACCGTACTTTTCTATTTATGATAAGGAAATAATTGTTGCTGGTGAGGGAACTAATTATACAAATATGCCTTTTGAATCTGCTCCACCCCAAGAGATTTTAATGGCAGAGCAAGAAGCAACACTGCAAAATATTGAGAATTTAGATAATCCGTCTGGAGAGGAATCTTCAGGGAAACCATTAAATACGACTGGGGATCGGAAGGTAGTGTATGTTTATTTTACTCATAACAGAGAATCCTTTCTTCCGTATTTAAAAGGAGTGACTAATCCAGATTTTGCGCATCATTCCAAAGTAAACGTAACAAAGATTGGAGATAAACTGAAGGAAGAGCTTGAAAGAAAAGGCATTGGGACAACAGTTGATAAAACGGATGTTCAAGGAAATCTTGTTAAGAAAGGTTGGAAATATCCACGATCCTATCAAGAATCTCGTTCAGTTGTACAAGCCGCTACAGCTGGTGATAGAAATTTATCTTATTTAATCGATATTCACCGCGATTCTAAGAGGAAAAAGTATACAACATTAGATATAAACGGAAAATCTTATGCGAAACTAGCCTTTATTATTGGAACTGATAACCTAAATTATGAAAAGAATGTACGCTTAGCAAATGAACTGCATAAAAGACTAGATAAAAAGTATAAAGGTTTAAGCAGGGGGATTTTGCCACAGCAAGGCCCGGGTAATAACGGTATTTACAATCAAGATTTATCAGGAAACGCCATTCTAATAGAATTTGGCGGTGTAGATAATACATTTGAAGAATTAAATCGTTCGGCAGAGGCTTTAGCAGATGTATTCAGTGAATTCTTTTGGCAGGCAGAAGAGGTTAATAATCCGGTAAATGGACAGGATGAAAAGAAATAA
- the hrcA gene encoding heat-inducible transcriptional repressor HrcA, translated as MLTDRQLLIFQVIVDDFIQSAQPVGSRSLSKKDKIAFSSATIRNEMADLEELGFIEKTHTSSGRIPSERGYRYYVDHLLSPQQLNQHEVHELKSIFAERIFELEKIVQKSAKILSELTNYTSIVLGPAVKDNKLKKIQIVPLNNQTAIAIIVTDSGLVENRMFQLPESMDANELEKLVNILNDRLSGVPIESLNDKMYKEVAILLRQHINNYDYILHSIADSLKIPVHEKLFFGGKSNMLSQPEFHDLDKIKSLMQMIEQEDSIYDLIRKNKTGINIKIGKENKNSAMENCSLITATYSIGTEQLGTIAILGPTRMEYSRVISLLDYISTDLSSVLTKLYQRN; from the coding sequence GTGTTGACTGATCGCCAATTATTGATATTTCAAGTAATTGTTGATGATTTTATTCAATCTGCGCAGCCAGTCGGTTCAAGAAGTTTGTCGAAAAAGGACAAAATAGCATTTAGCTCTGCGACTATCCGTAATGAAATGGCTGATTTAGAAGAGCTGGGGTTTATTGAAAAAACACACACCTCATCAGGAAGAATTCCTTCGGAGAGAGGGTATCGATATTATGTGGATCATTTGCTTTCTCCTCAACAACTAAATCAGCATGAAGTTCACGAGCTAAAATCGATTTTCGCTGAAAGAATTTTTGAGCTAGAAAAGATTGTGCAAAAATCAGCAAAGATTTTATCTGAGCTTACAAATTATACTTCAATTGTTTTGGGGCCGGCTGTTAAGGACAATAAATTGAAGAAAATTCAGATTGTCCCATTAAATAATCAGACTGCAATAGCCATTATCGTAACTGACTCAGGACTAGTAGAAAATCGCATGTTTCAATTACCAGAATCGATGGATGCAAATGAGCTTGAAAAATTAGTAAATATCTTAAATGATCGCCTATCAGGTGTACCAATTGAAAGCTTGAATGACAAAATGTATAAAGAGGTTGCAATTCTTTTAAGGCAGCATATTAATAATTACGATTACATTCTTCATTCAATTGCCGATTCGCTCAAAATTCCTGTACATGAAAAATTATTCTTTGGCGGGAAATCTAATATGCTAAGCCAGCCAGAGTTCCATGATTTAGATAAAATTAAAAGTTTGATGCAAATGATTGAACAGGAAGATAGTATTTATGATCTCATTCGAAAAAATAAGACTGGGATCAATATTAAAATAGGTAAAGAAAATAAAAATTCTGCGATGGAAAATTGCAGTTTAATTACAGCTACCTATTCTATTGGAACAGAACAGCTAGGTACGATTGCCATATTAGGTCCGACAAGAATGGAATATTCACGAGTCATTAGTCTATTAGATTATATTAGTACAGACTTGTCATCTGTTTTGACGAAACTGTATCAAAGAAATTGA
- the lepA gene encoding translation elongation factor 4 produces MNREERLKRQSKIRNFSIIAHIDHGKSTLADRILEKTNALTSREMKNQLLDSMDLERERGITIKLNSVQLKYKAKDGEVYTFHLIDTPGHVDFTYEVSRSLAACEGAILVVDAAQGIEAQTLANVYLALDNDLEILPIINKIDLPSADPERVRNEIEEVIGLDASEAVLASAKAGIGIEEILEQVVEKVPAPTGEPDAPLKALIFDSLFDAYRGVIAYIRVVEGTVKAGDKIRMMATGKEFEVVEVGVFSPKAQVLDELTVGDVGFLTASIKNVGDTRVGDTITNAKNGATEALPGYRRLNPMVYCGLYPIDSAKFNDLRDALEKLELNDSALQFEPETSQALGFGFRCGFLGLLHMEIIQERIEREFKIDLITTAPSVIYDVILTDGSNIKIDNPSKMPDPQKIDRVEEPYVKAKMMAPNDYVGAIMELCQEKRGIFIDMQYMDETRVNITYEIPLSEIVYDFFDQLKSNTKGYASFDYELIGYKPSKLVKMDILLNAEKVDALSFIVHKDFAYERGKVIVEKLKELIPRQQFEVPVQAAIGQKIIARSTIKSMGKNVLAKCYGGDISRKRKLLEKQKEGKKRMKQVGSVEVPQEAFMAVLKMDDTASKKK; encoded by the coding sequence ATGAATAGAGAAGAAAGACTTAAAAGACAATCAAAAATTCGAAATTTTTCCATCATCGCACATATCGATCATGGAAAATCGACTTTAGCTGACCGTATTTTGGAAAAAACAAATGCTTTAACTTCACGGGAAATGAAAAATCAACTTCTAGATTCCATGGATTTAGAAAGAGAACGTGGGATTACGATAAAATTAAATTCCGTTCAATTAAAATATAAAGCAAAAGATGGCGAAGTTTATACATTCCATCTCATTGATACACCTGGGCATGTCGATTTTACCTATGAGGTGTCTCGTAGCCTTGCTGCTTGTGAAGGGGCAATTCTTGTCGTAGATGCTGCACAAGGAATTGAAGCGCAAACATTGGCGAATGTATATTTAGCGCTTGATAATGATCTTGAAATCTTACCGATTATTAATAAAATTGACCTTCCAAGTGCAGATCCGGAACGTGTTCGAAATGAAATTGAAGAAGTGATCGGTCTTGATGCTTCAGAAGCTGTCCTTGCTTCTGCAAAGGCAGGAATTGGGATCGAGGAAATTTTAGAACAGGTAGTTGAGAAAGTGCCTGCTCCAACAGGGGAACCAGACGCTCCATTAAAAGCCCTCATTTTCGACTCATTGTTTGATGCCTATCGAGGTGTTATCGCCTATATTAGGGTAGTTGAGGGAACTGTAAAAGCCGGGGACAAAATTAGAATGATGGCAACAGGCAAGGAATTTGAAGTTGTTGAAGTAGGTGTCTTTTCACCTAAAGCACAAGTCCTTGACGAGCTGACAGTTGGTGATGTTGGGTTCTTAACTGCCTCAATTAAAAATGTCGGCGACACACGGGTTGGGGACACAATTACAAATGCTAAGAATGGGGCAACTGAAGCTCTCCCTGGTTACCGCAGATTAAATCCAATGGTGTATTGCGGATTATATCCAATTGACAGTGCGAAGTTTAATGATCTGCGCGATGCGCTTGAAAAACTAGAATTAAATGATTCGGCCCTTCAGTTTGAGCCTGAAACGTCTCAAGCACTCGGATTCGGTTTCCGCTGCGGATTTTTAGGTCTGCTTCATATGGAAATTATTCAAGAGCGTATTGAACGTGAATTCAAAATTGACTTAATTACTACAGCTCCAAGTGTAATATACGATGTGATTCTGACAGATGGGTCAAATATTAAAATTGATAATCCATCCAAAATGCCTGATCCACAAAAAATTGATCGAGTTGAAGAGCCGTATGTAAAAGCAAAAATGATGGCACCAAATGACTATGTTGGGGCGATCATGGAGCTTTGCCAGGAAAAGCGCGGAATCTTTATTGATATGCAATATATGGATGAGACGCGTGTAAATATTACGTATGAAATACCATTATCTGAAATTGTATATGATTTCTTTGATCAGCTTAAATCAAATACAAAAGGATATGCTTCCTTTGACTATGAATTAATTGGCTATAAGCCTTCCAAACTTGTGAAAATGGATATTCTTTTAAATGCGGAAAAAGTGGATGCGTTGAGCTTTATTGTTCATAAGGATTTTGCATATGAGCGTGGAAAAGTAATCGTAGAAAAACTAAAGGAACTAATCCCTCGTCAACAATTCGAGGTTCCTGTTCAAGCAGCAATAGGTCAGAAGATTATTGCGCGTTCAACGATTAAATCAATGGGGAAAAACGTATTGGCTAAATGCTATGGCGGTGATATTTCCCGAAAACGAAAACTTTTAGAAAAGCAAAAAGAAGGTAAAAAGCGTATGAAGCAGGTTGGGTCTGTTGAAGTTCCACAGGAAGCATTTATGGCTGTGTTGAAAATGGATGATACTGCGTCGAAGAAAAAATAA